The Pseudomonas sp. Marseille-Q3773 DNA window GGCCTATGACCCGCACCTCGACGGCAGCGACGACATGCATGCAGGCATCGCCCTGTCCCGCGGGCTGATGCTGAACATGCTCGAACGCGGCCTGCCGATTGCCACCGAGCTGTTGCAACCGATGGCCGCCGGCTATTTCGATGACTTGCTGGCCTGGGCCGCGATTGGCGCGCGGACCACCGAATCGCAGATCCACCGCGAAATGGTCAGTGGCTTGGAGCTGCCGGTAGGCTTCAAGAACGGCACCGACGGCGGCATCGCCATCGCCAGCGACGCCATGCGCAGCGCCGCCCACCCGCACCGCCACTTCGGCATGGATGCGCAGGGCTACCCGGCCATCATCGAGACCTTGGGCAACCCGGATACCCACCTGGTGCTGCGAGGCGGCCACAAGGGCCCCAACCACGATGCCGAGAGCATCGCCATGGCTCGCCAGGCGCTGGCCAAGGCCGGGCTGCAGGCGCGCATCGTGGTCGATTGCAGCCACGCCAACAGCGGCAAGGACCCGGCGCGCCAACCTGCCGTGTTCGGCGACGTGCTGGCGCAGCGCCTGGCCGGCGACCGCTCGATCGTCGGGGTAATGATCGAGGGCCACCTGTTCGATGGCTGCCAGGCGCTGGGCAAGGGCCCACTCAAATACGGTGTGTCGATCACCGACGGCTGCCTGGGCTGGGCATCGACCGAAACCCTGTTGTGCCAGGCGGCGGAAAAACTCCGCCAGGCCGCGTGCAAGGCTGGCGAGACATACCCCGGGCAAGTGCGCTAGGCTTGCCTCTTTTACCCCAAGGAGCAGTACCCATGGCCCGTGCAACCGCCCGCCACATCCTGGTCAGCAGCGAAGAGAAATGCAACGAACTGAAAGCCCAGATCGAAGCGGGTGCCGACTTCGCTGAAATCGCCAAGGCCAACTCCACCTGCCCGTCCAGCCGCCAGGGCGGCGACCTGGGCTCGTTCGGCCCGGGCCAGATGGTCAAGGAGTTCGACACCGTGGTGTTCAGCGCCCCGGTCAATACCGTGCAAGGTCCGGTGAAGACCCAGTTCGGCTACCACCTGCTGGAAGTGACCAGCCGCCAGGACTGAGTCCTTAGCGCCGGTGAAGGTCCCTGTGGGAGCGGGTTCATCCGCGAACGCGTCAGCGCAGGCAACCTGGTTGCCTGCATGGCCGCATTCGTGGGCAAACCCGCTCTTGCAGGGGTTATATTGTGTGTTTCTGCTTTGCCTTGCCTTCGAAGCCCACGCCGCCCCCACCCACGCCCTCACCGTCTACGGCGAAGCGCCCCGTTACAACGCCAGCTTCCAGCACTTCGACTACGTCAACCCCGACGCTCCCAAGGGTGGCATCCTGCGCCGTTCGGCCATCGAGATCGGCCAGTTCGACCATATCCTGCCGTACATCGACAAAGGCATCGGCGTCAGCGAGGTCGATGGCCTGCTGTACGCGCCACTGGCCATGCGTTCGTTCGATGAGCCCTATACCGTCTATGGCCTGATTGCCCGGCACATGGAGCGCGGCCCGGATGACGCCTGGCTGCGTTTCGACATCGACCCACGCGCCACCTTCGCCGATGGCAAGCCGGTGCGCGCCGAAGACGTACGCTTCACCTTCGAGCTGCTGATGAGCAAGGGCAGCCTCAGGTACCGCACCCAGTTCGCCGACGTTGCCGGGGTGGCAGTGGAGAGCCCGCGGCGGGTGCGTTTCGACTTCAAACCCGGGCATGGCCGTACCCTGGCGCTGGACCTCGCCAGCCTGCCAGTGCTGCCCGAGCACGACTGGCAGCAGCGCGATTTCGCCAATGGCGCCGGCTTCGACAAGCCGGTCGGCAGCGGGCCGTACCGTATCGGCCGCATCGACAACGGCCGCAGCATCACCTTCGAGCGTGACCCGAACTGGTGGGCACGGGACCTGCCGGCCAGCCGTGGCCGCTACAATTTCGACAAGCTGCGCATCGAGTACTTCGGCGACACCGAAGTGGCGCGGCAGGTGCTCAAGGGCGGCGGCTACGACTATAACCGCGAGTTCTCCGCCACCGCCTACACCTTGGGCTATGCCGGCGCGCAACTGGATGACGGGCGCCTGCAGCGTGCCCATCTGGGCCCGGCCAAGCCGCAGGTTGCCCAGGGCTTCGTGTTCAACCTTGACCAAGCGCAGTTCAAGGACCGCCGGGTGCGCCAGGCACTGGGCATGCTGTGGGATTTCGAATGGAGCAACCGGCAGATGATGCGCAACCTGTACATCCGCCAGCAGAGTGTGTTTTCCAACACCCCGCTGGCTGCGCGCGAGTTGCCTGATGCCGGTGAGTTGAAACTGCTCGAACCCTTGCGTGGCCAGGTGCCGGACGAAGTCTTCAGCCGTGTGTTCAGCGCGCCGGTCAGCGATGGCTCGGGGATCATCCGCCAGCAACAGTTGCAGGCCCTGGCCCTGCTCGAACAGGCCGGCTGGCGCCCGCAGGGCGATCGCCTGGTCGACAGCCAGGGCACGCCGTTGGCATTCACCTTCCTCAACGGCCAGGCGGGCATGGAGCGCCTGCTCCTGCCGTGGAAGCGCAACCTGGCGCAGATCGGCGTGACACTGAACATCCGCAACGTCGACTCGGCCCAGTACGTCAACCGCCTGATGGCCCGCGACTACGACATGATCGTGACCGGCTACCCGGTCACCCTGTCGCCCGGTGCCGAGCTGTACAACTACTTTGGCTCGGCAGCGGCCCACGACCCCGGCTCGAACAACCTGATGGTGTTGCAGGACCCTGCCGTGGACCACCTGGTCGACGGCCTGGTGCGCGCTGCCACCCAGGCCGACATGCTGCAGCATGCCCGCGCCCTGGACCGGGTGCTGCAATGGAACTACTACTGGATCCCCAACTACTACCCGCCTGGCAGCTCCACCGTGTGGTGGAACCGCTTCGGCCGGCCCAAGGTCCAGGCGGCCTATGACGAAGGCCTGGACACCTGGTGGGAGGTCAGCCCCAGCGCGCTGACCAATGCGCAGATGGCCGAGCGCCTGAAGGCTTCGCCATGACCGGTTACATCCTGCGCCGCCTGTTGCTGATCATTCCGACCCTGCTGGCGATCCTGCTGGTCAATTTCGCCATCGTCCAGGCGGCGCCGGGCGGCCCGGTGGAACAGGCCGTGGCCCGCCTGCAAGGGCTTGGCGCCGGTGCGCCTGGTGCCCGGGCCGAGGTGGTGCATGGCGAGTCCCGCGCCAGCCGTGGCCTGGACCCGAAGCTGATCGACGAGATCAAGCGCCAGTACGGCTTCGACAAGAGCGCCCCCGAGCGCTTGTGGCTGATGCTCGGCCAATACGCCCGGCTGGACTTCGGCAACAGCTTCTTCCGTGGCGCCAAGGTCACCGAGCTGATCCTCGACAAACTGCCGGTTACCCTGTCGCTGGGCTTTTGGGCCACGCTGATCACCTACCTGGTCTCGATCCCGTTGGGCATCCGCAAGGCGGTACGCCATGGCAGCCGCTTCGATGCCTGGAGCAGCGCGCTGATCGTGGTCGGCTACGCCCTGCCCTCGTTCCTGTTCGCCCTGCTACTGATCGTGCTGTTCGCTGGCGGCACCTCGCTCAACTGGTTCCCGGTGCGTGGCCTGGTCTCGGACAATTTCGACGAACTCAGCCTGCTGGGCCAGGTCGCCGATTACTTCTGGCACCTGGTGCTGCCGGTCGGCGCGCTGGTCATCGGCGGCTTCGCCACCCTCACCCTGCTGACCAAGAATGCCTTCCTCGACGAGATTTCCCGGCAATACGTGGTCACCGCCCGAGCCAAGGGCCTGAGCGAGCGCCGGGTGCTGTATGGCCACGTATTGCGCAACGCCATGCTGCTGGTGGTGGCCGGGTTGCCGCAGGCGCTGATCACGGTGTTCTTCGCCGGCTCGCTGCTGATCGAGGTGATCTTCTCGCTCGATGGCCTGGGCCGCATGAGCTATGAAGCGGCAGTGGCGCGAGACTACCCGGTGGTGTTCGGCACGCTGTTCATCTTTACCCTGGCGGGCCTGTTGATCCGCCTGGTCGGCGACCTGTCGTATACCCTGCTCGACCCGCGCATCGACTTCGACACGAGGGCGCACTGATGCTGTCACCGGTCGCGCGCCGTCGCCTGCAGCGCTTTCGCCGCAACCGCCTTGGCTGGGTGTCGCTGTGGCTGTTCGCCTGCCTGCTGCTGTTGAGCCTGTGTGCCGAGCTGGTGGCCAACGACAAGCCGTTGCTGCTCGGCTACAAGGGCGAGCTTTACGTGCCCGCGCTCAAACGTTACAGCGAGCAGCAGTTCGGCGGCCAGCTGCCGTTCCAGCCGGACTACCGCAGCGCGTACGTGCGCCAGCTGATCGCCGACCAGGGCGGCTGGATGCTGTTCGCGCCGATCCCGTTCAGTGCCGATACCCCCAACTACGACCTGCAGGTGCCCACGCCCAGCCCGCCCAGCGCCAGCAACTGGCTGGGCACCGAC harbors:
- a CDS encoding 3-deoxy-7-phosphoheptulonate synthase, yielding MQASSLALPLTQPQAANTTVSQRLPSPHLLKQQMPLPSELAQQVHAQRQAIRDILDGHDQRLLVIVGPCSIHDPRSALEYADRLAALNREVGDQLLLVMRAYVEKPRTTVGWKGLAYDPHLDGSDDMHAGIALSRGLMLNMLERGLPIATELLQPMAAGYFDDLLAWAAIGARTTESQIHREMVSGLELPVGFKNGTDGGIAIASDAMRSAAHPHRHFGMDAQGYPAIIETLGNPDTHLVLRGGHKGPNHDAESIAMARQALAKAGLQARIVVDCSHANSGKDPARQPAVFGDVLAQRLAGDRSIVGVMIEGHLFDGCQALGKGPLKYGVSITDGCLGWASTETLLCQAAEKLRQAACKAGETYPGQVR
- a CDS encoding peptidylprolyl isomerase, with the translated sequence MARATARHILVSSEEKCNELKAQIEAGADFAEIAKANSTCPSSRQGGDLGSFGPGQMVKEFDTVVFSAPVNTVQGPVKTQFGYHLLEVTSRQD
- a CDS encoding extracellular solute-binding protein — its product is MKVPVGAGSSANASAQATWLPAWPHSWANPLLQGLYCVFLLCLAFEAHAAPTHALTVYGEAPRYNASFQHFDYVNPDAPKGGILRRSAIEIGQFDHILPYIDKGIGVSEVDGLLYAPLAMRSFDEPYTVYGLIARHMERGPDDAWLRFDIDPRATFADGKPVRAEDVRFTFELLMSKGSLRYRTQFADVAGVAVESPRRVRFDFKPGHGRTLALDLASLPVLPEHDWQQRDFANGAGFDKPVGSGPYRIGRIDNGRSITFERDPNWWARDLPASRGRYNFDKLRIEYFGDTEVARQVLKGGGYDYNREFSATAYTLGYAGAQLDDGRLQRAHLGPAKPQVAQGFVFNLDQAQFKDRRVRQALGMLWDFEWSNRQMMRNLYIRQQSVFSNTPLAARELPDAGELKLLEPLRGQVPDEVFSRVFSAPVSDGSGIIRQQQLQALALLEQAGWRPQGDRLVDSQGTPLAFTFLNGQAGMERLLLPWKRNLAQIGVTLNIRNVDSAQYVNRLMARDYDMIVTGYPVTLSPGAELYNYFGSAAAHDPGSNNLMVLQDPAVDHLVDGLVRAATQADMLQHARALDRVLQWNYYWIPNYYPPGSSTVWWNRFGRPKVQAAYDEGLDTWWEVSPSALTNAQMAERLKASP
- a CDS encoding microcin C ABC transporter permease YejB, whose protein sequence is MTGYILRRLLLIIPTLLAILLVNFAIVQAAPGGPVEQAVARLQGLGAGAPGARAEVVHGESRASRGLDPKLIDEIKRQYGFDKSAPERLWLMLGQYARLDFGNSFFRGAKVTELILDKLPVTLSLGFWATLITYLVSIPLGIRKAVRHGSRFDAWSSALIVVGYALPSFLFALLLIVLFAGGTSLNWFPVRGLVSDNFDELSLLGQVADYFWHLVLPVGALVIGGFATLTLLTKNAFLDEISRQYVVTARAKGLSERRVLYGHVLRNAMLLVVAGLPQALITVFFAGSLLIEVIFSLDGLGRMSYEAAVARDYPVVFGTLFIFTLAGLLIRLVGDLSYTLLDPRIDFDTRAH